One window from the genome of Pseudanabaena yagii GIHE-NHR1 encodes:
- a CDS encoding methylglyoxal synthase: MPISIAFIAHDTQKADMVALAQKYHVTLSRYNSLATANTGKQIQSATGLPFELVRSQRDGGDIEIAARVIAGEVACVIWLFDPDHAPLLGSNLLNLLRICKIYNVPLATNLATANIVLQSLGKSRIAHLIFNPIAGQGNPDADLAMIRQILEPHVQLKIIFTKPNLNPTDQAKTAIATIQEGNSTASDTDFIIASGGDGTVSAVANALIGTGIPLGIIPRGTANAFSVALGIPTGLKAACENILTGNTCIVDAARCNDLPMILLAGIGFEAETVERADRDMKNLLGAFAYFLAGAQQLLEQKLFTVEVEIDGSVTQFQCGAMTIANAAPPTSVLAQGWGEVIPNDGLLDVTIAISKNESLNLSDRLLAIDVIGKLFASALVKTPIENEVLVCFRTNKIKVTAIPPQKVVVDGEIIGTTPVEVVCIPNGLTVFAPLVNSLLPVKKTAESH, translated from the coding sequence ATGCCAATCTCTATTGCTTTTATCGCCCATGACACCCAAAAAGCAGATATGGTCGCACTGGCGCAAAAGTACCACGTAACTTTGTCTCGCTATAATTCCCTTGCGACTGCAAATACTGGTAAGCAAATTCAATCCGCCACAGGTCTACCTTTCGAGCTAGTGCGATCGCAACGGGATGGTGGTGATATTGAAATTGCTGCTCGTGTAATTGCAGGGGAAGTTGCCTGTGTCATCTGGCTATTCGATCCCGATCATGCTCCACTCCTCGGCTCCAATCTTCTAAATTTATTGCGAATATGCAAAATCTATAATGTCCCTCTGGCGACGAACCTTGCCACCGCAAATATCGTGCTGCAATCACTAGGCAAAAGTCGTATTGCCCATCTGATTTTTAACCCCATTGCAGGACAGGGCAATCCTGACGCGGATCTCGCCATGATTCGCCAAATTTTGGAACCCCATGTGCAATTAAAAATTATTTTCACAAAGCCCAATCTGAACCCTACCGATCAAGCCAAAACTGCGATCGCGACAATTCAAGAGGGGAACTCCACAGCTTCTGACACCGATTTTATTATTGCTTCTGGTGGCGATGGGACGGTTTCCGCAGTAGCCAATGCTTTAATTGGCACAGGCATTCCCCTTGGGATTATTCCTAGAGGTACTGCTAATGCTTTCTCCGTAGCATTGGGGATTCCAACGGGGTTAAAGGCAGCTTGCGAAAATATCCTCACAGGCAATACCTGTATTGTCGATGCTGCCCGTTGTAATGACTTGCCGATGATTTTGCTAGCTGGTATTGGCTTTGAAGCGGAAACCGTGGAACGCGCTGATCGAGACATGAAAAATCTCTTAGGAGCCTTTGCCTATTTCCTTGCAGGGGCGCAACAACTTTTAGAACAGAAGCTCTTTACCGTTGAAGTGGAAATTGATGGATCGGTCACTCAGTTTCAATGTGGAGCGATGACTATTGCCAATGCTGCGCCTCCAACTTCAGTGCTGGCACAAGGTTGGGGAGAGGTGATTCCTAACGATGGGTTACTTGATGTGACGATCGCCATTTCCAAAAATGAGAGCCTCAATCTTTCCGATCGCCTATTAGCGATCGATGTCATCGGCAAGCTATTTGCGTCTGCATTAGTCAAAACCCCCATCGAAAATGAAGTCTTAGTCTGTTTCCGAACTAACAAAATCAAGGTTACGGCAATTCCACCGCAAAAAGTGGTAGTAGATGGTGAGATTATTGGTACAACTCCCGTTGAAGTAGTCTGTATCCCTAACGGATTAACGGTTTTTGCGCCACTAGTTAATAGTTTACTCCCAGTCAAAAAAACAGCCGAATCGCATTAA
- a CDS encoding M16 family metallopeptidase, with translation MLSFLSRGLATAIAVVMLGNLPLFSQSFLQLGGGQAQAAQPDLVAKTLKRSPASSNNSLTGDVVKTVLDNGLTVLTKEVNTAPVVSVQVWYRVGSQNEKRGITGISHQLEHLMFKGTKDRPIQFGRLFSALGSNSNAFTSYDMTAYFGTTGSDKLEAMLQLEADRMVNTVAGDKELKSERTVVLSELDGGNNNPGTRLYRQVMLAAYPDSSYGWPVIGYRPEVENYTVEDIQNYYRTFYRPDNATLVIVGNFETQATLKKVKEIFGAIKAPPKPQDILSPEAQKQKPQPPEPRSSKEVIRLKEPGSVPFLQSLYPNLPNVDSPDVAAVDVLDNILTSGRSSRFYQALVETGLASSVSGSSSTQIGTGWYLVSATPTTGKSLEDLDRLILEEIEKVQTQPIAPEELERAKVSMRATYILSNRDIGSQASQIAYNQTIAKDYRYSDRYLDAVEKVTIADVQRVAKQYLQSDRRVVGYFEPSVITEGAGTTPSNSHSSEAFKPSSPVDPAEVAKYLPESALIAKAGTPTAVQPDKFTLANGLKVLLLRDRSTPSVTLVGEIKAGAGFDSIKKAGLAGITAQNLTNGTTSKDALTLASRLENLGARLGFSAGRESVGVSGIAMAKDLPIVIDQLADLLQNATFPEKEFDLNLQRNLLSFKSELDSPGSLARRIFQSTLYPKGHPFNAMKTEESLKSLKREDLAKFYKTYYRPDNTILTLTGDFDPAVVKQLLEEKLGNWKANGKAPKFQYPKVEQIAKTTEKQESLAGKTQAVTIMGHPSISRSDPQYYPALVLNQVLGGDTLASRLGTEIRDRLGLTYGIYSYFQAGRPPQGAFIVQMQTSGKDTQKAIAATVALLKDVRNKGITQAEFDVAKKSLINNFSTEFADPDSIAESLLSDEIYGLPVGDFYKYPQRIQSVTLEQVNRAAKELLQPDNLLIVSVVPK, from the coding sequence ATGCTCTCTTTTTTGAGTCGTGGCTTAGCTACAGCGATCGCAGTAGTGATGCTCGGTAACTTACCCCTATTTTCGCAATCATTTCTACAACTAGGGGGAGGTCAAGCACAGGCTGCTCAACCTGATCTAGTTGCTAAGACATTAAAGCGATCGCCTGCCTCATCAAATAACTCATTGACAGGTGACGTTGTTAAAACAGTCTTAGATAATGGACTAACGGTATTAACTAAGGAAGTCAATACGGCTCCTGTAGTCAGTGTCCAAGTTTGGTATCGCGTGGGTTCCCAAAACGAAAAACGCGGCATTACAGGTATTTCCCACCAACTTGAACATTTGATGTTTAAAGGTACAAAAGACCGTCCGATCCAGTTTGGACGCTTATTTAGTGCCTTGGGTAGTAATTCCAATGCTTTTACTAGCTATGACATGACCGCCTATTTCGGCACAACTGGCAGCGATAAACTGGAAGCCATGCTGCAACTAGAAGCCGATCGCATGGTTAACACGGTCGCAGGTGACAAGGAACTCAAAAGTGAACGCACCGTAGTTTTGTCAGAGCTAGATGGCGGAAATAACAACCCCGGTACTAGACTATATCGGCAAGTAATGCTCGCGGCTTATCCCGATAGCTCCTATGGATGGCCAGTCATTGGCTACCGTCCTGAAGTGGAAAACTATACGGTTGAAGATATTCAAAATTATTACCGTACTTTTTATCGTCCCGATAATGCCACCTTGGTCATCGTGGGTAATTTCGAGACACAAGCTACGCTCAAAAAAGTGAAGGAAATCTTCGGTGCAATTAAGGCTCCACCCAAACCCCAAGACATCCTCTCCCCTGAAGCCCAAAAGCAAAAACCTCAGCCGCCAGAGCCAAGATCTAGCAAGGAAGTAATTCGCCTCAAGGAACCAGGAAGTGTGCCCTTCTTGCAGTCGCTTTATCCGAATTTACCTAATGTCGATAGCCCTGATGTTGCGGCAGTTGATGTATTAGACAATATTCTGACTTCGGGTAGAAGTTCGCGATTCTATCAAGCTTTAGTAGAGACAGGTTTAGCCAGTAGTGTTAGCGGCAGTTCATCAACTCAGATTGGCACTGGTTGGTATTTGGTAAGTGCCACCCCAACCACAGGTAAATCCCTCGAAGATCTCGATCGCCTCATCCTTGAAGAGATCGAGAAAGTCCAAACTCAGCCCATTGCCCCAGAGGAACTGGAACGCGCCAAAGTCAGTATGCGGGCGACCTATATCCTGAGTAATCGCGATATTGGTTCACAGGCAAGTCAGATCGCTTACAACCAGACCATTGCCAAGGATTATCGCTATAGCGATCGCTATTTAGATGCAGTTGAGAAGGTCACAATTGCCGATGTACAGCGTGTCGCGAAGCAATATCTCCAAAGCGATCGCCGTGTGGTTGGATATTTTGAGCCATCGGTGATCACGGAGGGTGCAGGGACAACGCCTAGCAATTCCCATTCATCGGAAGCCTTTAAACCTAGCTCTCCCGTCGATCCTGCGGAAGTTGCTAAGTATTTGCCAGAGAGTGCTTTGATTGCCAAGGCAGGAACCCCAACTGCGGTACAGCCCGATAAATTTACCCTAGCGAATGGATTGAAGGTGCTACTATTGCGCGATCGCAGTACCCCCAGTGTCACCCTCGTTGGCGAAATCAAGGCAGGGGCAGGATTTGACTCCATTAAGAAGGCTGGCTTAGCTGGTATTACTGCTCAAAATCTCACAAATGGCACAACTTCTAAAGATGCGCTTACTCTTGCCTCTCGCTTAGAAAATCTCGGCGCAAGATTAGGATTTTCGGCAGGACGTGAAAGTGTTGGCGTTTCGGGAATTGCGATGGCAAAGGATTTACCGATTGTGATCGATCAATTAGCCGATCTCTTGCAAAATGCCACATTCCCTGAGAAAGAATTTGATCTGAACCTTCAGCGCAATTTATTATCCTTTAAATCCGAACTCGATAGCCCCGGTTCCCTAGCAAGGCGGATCTTCCAATCAACGCTCTATCCCAAAGGTCATCCCTTTAATGCGATGAAAACGGAAGAATCACTGAAATCTTTAAAGCGAGAAGATTTAGCGAAGTTCTATAAAACCTATTATCGTCCTGATAATACGATTCTCACTTTGACGGGAGATTTTGATCCAGCCGTAGTTAAGCAGTTGCTTGAAGAGAAACTTGGCAATTGGAAAGCTAATGGCAAAGCTCCTAAGTTTCAATATCCTAAAGTAGAGCAGATTGCCAAAACCACAGAGAAACAAGAATCTCTCGCTGGTAAGACCCAAGCCGTTACGATCATGGGACATCCCAGTATTTCCCGTTCTGACCCTCAGTACTATCCTGCATTGGTGTTAAACCAAGTCCTCGGCGGTGATACCCTAGCAAGTCGTCTCGGTACAGAAATTCGCGATCGCCTTGGTTTGACCTATGGCATCTATAGCTATTTCCAAGCGGGTAGACCACCACAGGGCGCATTTATCGTGCAGATGCAAACTAGTGGCAAGGATACACAAAAGGCGATCGCTGCCACGGTAGCACTTCTCAAGGATGTGCGGAATAAGGGCATCACCCAAGCGGAATTTGATGTTGCCAAAAAGAGCTTGATTAATAATTTCTCCACGGAATTTGCTGATCCTGATAGCATTGCCGAATCTCTCCTCAGCGATGAAATCTACGGCTTACCAGTGGGTGATTTTTACAAGTATCCACAACGCATCCAGTCCGTAACCCTAGAACAGGTTAATCGCGCTGCTAAGGAGTTATTACAACCCGACAATCTCCTGATTGTGTCTGTAGTACCTAAATAG
- a CDS encoding ArsJ-associated glyceraldehyde-3-phosphate dehydrogenase, with amino-acid sequence MAVRVGINGFGRIGRLALRAAWEFPELEFVHINEINGGAEAAAHLLKFDSVHGRWQQDVQVIGDRIQIDRKPLSFSEYAKPELVNWQDLGVDIVLECSGKFRTPETLNPYFTKGVKKVIVAAPVKEEALNIVMGINDHLYDPEKHHLLTAASCTTNCLAPVVKVIHEGLGIKHGVITTIHDNTNTQTLVDAPHKDLRRARASALSLIPTTTGSATAIALIYPELKGKLNGLAVRVPLLNASLTDCVFEVERETTIEEVNQLLKTAAECELKGVLGYEERPLVSIDYKDDSRSSIIDALSTMVVDRTQVKILAWYDNEWGYSCRMAELARKVASF; translated from the coding sequence ATGGCTGTGCGCGTTGGTATTAATGGCTTTGGCAGAATTGGCAGATTGGCTCTGCGAGCTGCTTGGGAGTTTCCTGAATTAGAATTTGTGCATATTAACGAAATCAATGGCGGCGCAGAAGCTGCTGCACATTTACTCAAATTTGACTCGGTACATGGACGCTGGCAACAAGATGTACAAGTAATCGGTGATCGCATCCAAATTGATCGTAAACCCCTCAGCTTTAGCGAATATGCCAAACCTGAACTAGTCAACTGGCAAGACTTAGGCGTTGATATCGTATTGGAATGTTCTGGCAAATTCCGCACCCCCGAAACCCTAAATCCCTATTTCACCAAAGGTGTAAAGAAAGTCATCGTCGCGGCTCCAGTGAAGGAGGAAGCCCTAAATATCGTCATGGGAATTAACGATCATCTCTACGATCCTGAAAAGCATCATCTATTAACAGCAGCATCTTGCACTACCAATTGTCTCGCGCCTGTAGTGAAAGTCATCCATGAAGGATTAGGAATTAAGCATGGTGTGATTACCACGATTCACGACAATACAAATACTCAAACCCTTGTCGATGCACCGCACAAAGATTTGCGTCGTGCTAGGGCTTCGGCTTTGTCCCTAATTCCCACTACAACGGGATCGGCAACTGCGATCGCTCTCATCTATCCTGAACTCAAGGGCAAGTTAAATGGATTAGCCGTGCGTGTGCCTTTGCTGAATGCTTCGCTTACGGATTGTGTGTTTGAAGTGGAAAGAGAAACCACAATTGAGGAAGTCAATCAACTATTAAAAACAGCCGCCGAATGTGAGTTGAAGGGGGTTTTAGGTTATGAAGAACGTCCCTTAGTTTCTATTGATTACAAAGACGATTCGCGATCGTCGATTATTGATGCCCTCTCGACAATGGTTGTCGATCGCACTCAGGTAAAGATTCTTGCTTGGTATGACAACGAATGGGGCTATTCCTGTCGCATGGCGGAATTAGCGAGAAAAGTGGCTTCGTTCTAA
- a CDS encoding SpoIIE family protein phosphatase has translation MPQILIIDDDPTIRLTLQKFLKGQGYEVAMAKDGEEGLAKAKELHPSLIICDWMMPVMDGLEVCNRIKSNVELSNIYLILLTARDQEGDLVRGLEMGADDFLSKPPRINELRARVRAGLRLYQATQELQRQKQVIEQELFQASQYVRSLLPEPLEGDIAIQSSFLPSTQLGGDSFDYFWLDSDHLAFYLLDVSGHGVGSALLSVSVLNLMRTRSLRHSRTSQNTTNFYSPSEVLADLNNTFQMSVHNDMYFTIWYGVYDKQTHQLVYSSAGHPPSVLISSEEMPKIKLLKTSGLPIGMMPDISYQEQVCEIDTNSRLYLFSDGVYELPQEDGSIWGFNALIDTFIRIPSDRSSRIEYILSCVKEAANNRPFEDDLSLLEVEFNL, from the coding sequence ATGCCTCAAATTCTCATCATTGATGACGATCCAACCATCAGACTGACCCTTCAGAAGTTTCTCAAGGGACAGGGCTATGAAGTAGCTATGGCAAAAGATGGCGAGGAAGGCTTAGCTAAGGCGAAAGAATTACATCCATCTCTGATTATTTGTGATTGGATGATGCCAGTCATGGATGGTCTGGAGGTATGTAATCGGATCAAGAGTAATGTTGAATTATCTAATATTTACCTGATTTTACTGACCGCACGGGATCAAGAGGGAGACTTGGTTCGTGGTTTGGAAATGGGGGCAGACGATTTCTTAAGTAAACCGCCAAGAATTAATGAATTACGGGCAAGGGTCAGGGCTGGACTAAGGCTCTATCAAGCCACCCAAGAACTCCAAAGGCAAAAGCAAGTAATCGAGCAAGAATTATTTCAGGCTTCACAATATGTGCGATCGCTTTTACCTGAACCACTTGAAGGGGACATCGCAATTCAATCTAGCTTTTTGCCATCAACGCAGCTTGGTGGTGATAGTTTCGACTATTTCTGGCTCGATAGCGATCATCTAGCATTTTATTTACTAGATGTTTCAGGACATGGGGTTGGTTCGGCGTTACTGTCAGTTTCTGTCTTAAATCTGATGCGTACCCGCAGTTTGAGGCATAGTCGCACCTCCCAAAACACTACAAATTTCTATAGTCCTAGCGAAGTCTTAGCTGACCTCAATAATACATTTCAGATGTCTGTACATAATGATATGTATTTCACTATTTGGTATGGCGTGTATGACAAGCAAACACATCAACTAGTGTATTCAAGCGCTGGGCATCCACCATCGGTGCTGATTTCTAGCGAAGAAATGCCGAAAATCAAGCTATTAAAAACCTCTGGTTTGCCCATTGGAATGATGCCTGATATTAGCTATCAGGAGCAGGTTTGTGAAATTGATACCAATAGCAGACTATACCTATTTAGCGATGGTGTTTATGAGTTACCACAGGAAGATGGAAGTATTTGGGGATTTAATGCGTTAATCGATACTTTTATCCGCATTCCCAGCGATCGCTCATCAAGAATTGAATACATCTTATCTTGCGTCAAGGAAGCCGCTAATAATCGCCCCTTTGAGGATGATTTGTCCCTATTAGAAGTTGAATTTAATCTATAG
- a CDS encoding type II toxin-antitoxin system RelE/ParE family toxin, which yields MAELDQFQIFGMGLMSIDPLVELKFSEEFKNKLRDLSKKYRNIRADLQPVLDDLQAGNFQGDQIANVGYTVFKLRIKNRDNKKGKSAGYRVIYYVKTATSVFLVTIYSKSEQSNIPAAEIRRILANYE from the coding sequence ATGGCAGAACTAGACCAATTTCAGATCTTTGGGATGGGATTGATGTCGATTGATCCATTAGTTGAACTTAAATTCTCAGAAGAGTTCAAAAATAAACTTCGCGATTTATCAAAAAAGTATCGTAATATTCGCGCAGACTTACAGCCAGTTCTTGACGACCTCCAAGCAGGAAATTTTCAAGGCGATCAAATAGCTAACGTTGGCTATACGGTTTTCAAATTGCGGATTAAGAATCGAGACAACAAAAAAGGTAAAAGCGCAGGTTACAGAGTCATTTACTACGTCAAAACAGCTACATCGGTTTTTCTAGTTACGATTTACTCAAAATCTGAGCAGTCAAACATCCCAGCCGCAGAGATTCGCCGTATTCTGGCTAACTATGAATAA
- a CDS encoding HNH endonuclease: MAKVLVLNASYEPLNITNWQRAIVLVIKGKAEQVEHNGKMVYPGMPLPTVIRMLQYVSIPYKEIPLTRRNILHRDAHSCQYCGHTGDDLTLDHVLPRSRGGGDSWDNIITACVRCNVKKGNRTPKEAGMPLKKQPRRPHSGLHFEVTKYLRSGNHDEWQKYIIH, encoded by the coding sequence ATGGCAAAAGTCCTTGTACTAAACGCATCCTATGAGCCGCTGAACATTACCAATTGGCAGCGTGCAATTGTGTTGGTCATAAAAGGTAAAGCAGAACAAGTCGAACATAATGGCAAGATGGTCTATCCAGGGATGCCACTGCCCACCGTGATCCGAATGCTGCAATATGTCAGTATTCCCTATAAAGAAATCCCGCTTACCCGTCGTAATATCCTCCATCGTGATGCCCATTCCTGTCAGTACTGTGGGCATACGGGGGATGACCTCACCCTCGATCATGTTTTGCCGCGATCGCGTGGTGGTGGTGATAGCTGGGACAATATTATTACGGCCTGTGTACGGTGTAATGTCAAAAAAGGCAATCGCACGCCCAAGGAGGCAGGGATGCCACTCAAAAAACAACCGCGCCGCCCCCATAGTGGTTTGCATTTTGAGGTAACGAAATATTTGAGGTCAGGTAATCATGACGAATGGCAAAAATATATTATTCATTAA
- a CDS encoding DUF3318 domain-containing protein yields the protein MPSPTSSLRNTFARTEIRRLQDLLPPELQAWVKVLNADGVRPPLIACEEAGGDEVVILVDMVRWERLAEDQRNLLYWHEVARIQNDAVPKDGWEVAALAIGLGGAVGELWVQNGLLFVLALGICGVAGFQLWRKGTSKKDIRNLIEADQGAIRLAVRNGYPLPAAYKSLGSALKIMLSDASKGRSRTLIEKRLDALRSEANKARRNYEN from the coding sequence ATGCCATCTCCAACTTCTTCCCTCCGAAATACCTTTGCTAGAACTGAGATTCGTCGCCTGCAAGATCTGCTCCCCCCTGAGCTACAAGCATGGGTAAAAGTCCTGAATGCCGATGGTGTCCGCCCTCCACTGATCGCCTGTGAAGAAGCTGGCGGCGATGAGGTAGTAATTTTGGTCGATATGGTGCGCTGGGAACGGCTGGCTGAAGATCAGCGCAATCTCCTATATTGGCATGAGGTTGCTCGTATCCAGAATGACGCAGTGCCCAAGGATGGTTGGGAGGTTGCAGCCCTAGCGATCGGACTTGGTGGTGCAGTTGGCGAGTTATGGGTACAAAATGGTTTGCTATTTGTGCTGGCTCTGGGTATTTGCGGTGTTGCAGGTTTTCAACTCTGGCGCAAAGGTACAAGCAAAAAAGATATTCGCAATTTAATTGAGGCTGACCAAGGTGCAATTCGCTTAGCCGTGCGTAATGGCTATCCTTTGCCTGCGGCTTACAAGAGTCTAGGCAGTGCATTAAAAATTATGCTTAGTGATGCGTCTAAGGGGCGATCGCGGACATTAATCGAAAAGCGTCTTGATGCTCTGCGCTCTGAGGCAAATAAAGCAAGACGTAATTACGAAAACTAA
- the psbP gene encoding photosystem II reaction center PsbP has product MLKRAVSTLLVVFALLLTSCASTPTSGLVPFADSKDGYRFLYPNGWTETKGNSAIDILFHDIIEPSENVSIAISKLETVKSLEEIGEPEAIGLRVQQRVVAPQGSGRQAQLLNAEQREVGDRSYYTFEYAVKRLQGEPRHDLVTVSTNRGNLYTLSISSSERRWEKVKDLFARVAKSFAIDE; this is encoded by the coding sequence ATGCTCAAACGTGCTGTCTCTACCTTGCTTGTGGTGTTTGCCCTCTTGCTGACCAGTTGTGCTAGTACACCTACAAGTGGCTTAGTTCCATTTGCAGATAGTAAGGACGGCTATCGATTTCTATACCCCAATGGTTGGACAGAAACAAAAGGAAATTCGGCGATCGATATTTTGTTCCATGACATCATCGAACCTTCAGAAAATGTATCTATTGCCATTAGCAAACTAGAAACCGTGAAATCACTAGAGGAAATTGGCGAGCCTGAAGCAATTGGTTTACGCGTGCAGCAGAGAGTCGTTGCCCCACAAGGTTCAGGGCGGCAAGCACAACTTCTAAATGCTGAGCAAAGAGAAGTAGGCGATCGCAGCTATTACACCTTTGAATATGCGGTTAAACGTTTACAGGGTGAACCTCGCCATGATCTTGTAACCGTATCGACCAATCGCGGTAATCTCTATACTCTCAGTATTTCTAGCTCAGAAAGACGCTGGGAAAAAGTCAAGGATTTATTTGCCAGAGTTGCGAAATCCTTTGCAATTGATGAATAA
- the arsJ gene encoding organoarsenical effux MFS transporter ArsJ produces MPPSTASQANFKNYVLVTLTYWGFTITDGALRLLVLLYFNNIGYTPIQIASLFLFYEVFGVITNFFGGWIGSQLGLKVTLYTGIGLQIFSLVLLSFLNPEWAQWLAVLYVMIAQAFSGIAKDLTKMSTKSAIRLVVPQDAQSALFKWVAILTGSKNALKGVGFFVGSALLGLCGFVNSLWIMAGGLFLLLFTGLFLPKGMGKIKAKVKFKQLFSKSPEINLLSAARFFLFGSRDVWFVVGLPVFLRSVLGWSFYQVGGFLACWVIGYGIIQSLAPTLIKRFGSGQPPRSQTVRFWTTSLIAVPAIIAIALQLNLPANLVIMVGLLIFGVVFAFNSSVHSYLVLAFTDDDKVALNVGFYYMANSGGRLAGTVLSGLIYEFYGLIGCLWVSAIMVLAAAVITHKLPDPETPKAIAWKSDGE; encoded by the coding sequence ATGCCCCCTTCTACTGCATCCCAAGCAAACTTCAAGAACTATGTTCTTGTCACCCTCACCTATTGGGGATTTACGATTACCGATGGCGCTCTGCGACTGTTGGTATTACTCTATTTTAATAACATTGGCTATACCCCGATTCAAATTGCCTCTCTATTTCTATTCTATGAAGTCTTTGGAGTTATTACTAACTTCTTCGGTGGATGGATTGGCTCACAATTAGGGCTGAAAGTTACACTCTATACAGGAATTGGATTACAGATTTTCTCCTTAGTACTGTTATCCTTTCTGAATCCTGAATGGGCGCAGTGGCTAGCGGTTCTCTATGTGATGATTGCACAGGCTTTTTCAGGAATTGCTAAAGACTTGACCAAAATGAGTACCAAAAGTGCGATTCGTTTAGTCGTGCCGCAGGATGCTCAATCGGCTTTGTTTAAATGGGTGGCGATTCTCACAGGTTCTAAGAATGCTCTTAAAGGTGTAGGCTTTTTTGTCGGTAGTGCTTTATTAGGACTATGTGGTTTTGTGAATTCCCTATGGATTATGGCGGGAGGTTTATTCCTGCTGCTGTTTACAGGTTTATTCTTACCAAAGGGCATGGGCAAAATCAAAGCAAAAGTTAAGTTCAAACAACTCTTTTCTAAAAGCCCTGAAATTAATCTCCTATCAGCAGCAAGATTCTTTCTCTTTGGTTCTAGAGATGTGTGGTTTGTCGTGGGACTGCCTGTATTTTTGCGAAGTGTTTTAGGTTGGTCGTTTTATCAGGTTGGTGGCTTCTTAGCTTGTTGGGTAATTGGCTATGGCATTATTCAATCCCTCGCACCGACATTAATTAAGCGATTTGGTTCTGGTCAGCCGCCACGATCGCAAACTGTACGATTCTGGACAACATCCCTCATTGCGGTTCCTGCGATCATTGCGATCGCTCTGCAATTAAATCTCCCCGCAAACCTAGTAATCATGGTTGGCTTACTGATTTTTGGTGTCGTCTTTGCCTTTAACTCGTCTGTGCATTCTTATTTAGTTCTCGCCTTTACCGATGATGATAAAGTCGCTCTAAATGTGGGCTTCTATTACATGGCAAATTCGGGAGGACGCTTAGCAGGCACGGTTCTATCGGGTTTGATTTATGAATTTTATGGATTGATTGGCTGCCTATGGGTATCCGCAATCATGGTTTTAGCTGCGGCTGTGATTACGCACAAGTTACCCGATCCTGAAACCCCAAAAGCGATCGCATGGAAATCTGATGGAGAATAG